One region of Fibrobacter sp. genomic DNA includes:
- a CDS encoding carbohydrate-binding protein: MKNMFKRCLGLTAAFGLGVSALAYNPISTYHYLADPGAAADDEYFYIITDSDDPAPYNSNGYKIYALYGFRSKDMQNWTDFGIIYDARQISGINDIWASGIAADPKTGKLYIVFPDGGGGGIGYIKADSIAGPWSNAVGQGKDKLVGGRGIIGCDGVSWCFDPGIFIDDDGTTYVTWGGGESTSRPNTDNFDVVKLNDAKDAPVGTGSHVKVNGLSTRKMLEASYIHKHKGTYYFSYSTGWQQGAPTIDYGMGSSPMGPFTWKGTILGDPSMNGRSINGNNNHHGIAEFKGHSYVVYHDRRIAKGHDGLEIIPADDGMAKPNEGYHRSVSVDEMFYNADGTIKQVVCTNEGPEQIENFDPYDWYPALTSSKQRGVRSRSLWSPGKVSGSLLLPLSTKESWIRVSGVDFGTGATGFVVEAGSAANGNKIEIRKGSATGTLAGTCELKNTGSKTSYAENKCEVTGLSGIVDQLFMVFKGSQDSTMAIKAWGFEGSGTTPPEPQKPFGGKAWAIPGKIEMENFDVPGVGRGGDLKSFEDNDAENHGDSDYRKDDAPSVDLYKKSNNRVVVGYIQKDEWLEYTVNVAKSGDYTMFAAVASDGGSSFKLSMDGKDITEDVKVPAAKKAEGEEQNFDDYNKVQANVKLEAGEHILRFTATADWFDIDYINFVSGSGADDDQPLPGDSTVVPGDTTAPADTSQAIAGSLRLDMSSAAMYDVFGLNGQKLASFRANSFAEARDMWKSSSKGAQGVSLIRNRSTGVIKKIH, encoded by the coding sequence ATGAAAAACATGTTCAAGCGCTGTCTTGGGTTGACAGCAGCATTTGGTCTTGGCGTAAGTGCCCTGGCATATAACCCGATTTCTACCTATCATTACCTGGCTGACCCTGGTGCAGCCGCCGATGATGAATACTTTTACATCATTACGGACTCCGATGACCCGGCTCCGTACAATTCTAACGGTTATAAGATTTATGCCCTTTACGGCTTCCGCAGTAAGGACATGCAGAACTGGACTGACTTCGGTATCATCTATGATGCCCGTCAGATCAGCGGTATTAACGATATTTGGGCATCCGGCATTGCCGCAGATCCCAAGACTGGTAAGCTCTACATCGTGTTCCCCGATGGCGGTGGCGGCGGTATTGGTTACATCAAGGCCGATAGCATTGCCGGCCCGTGGTCCAACGCTGTAGGCCAGGGTAAGGATAAACTTGTTGGTGGTCGTGGCATTATCGGTTGCGATGGCGTTTCCTGGTGCTTTGACCCGGGTATCTTCATCGATGACGATGGTACTACCTATGTGACATGGGGTGGTGGCGAAAGCACTAGCCGCCCCAATACAGATAACTTTGACGTTGTGAAGCTGAATGATGCCAAGGACGCTCCGGTTGGTACAGGTTCTCATGTGAAGGTGAACGGCCTTTCTACTCGTAAGATGTTGGAAGCTTCCTACATCCATAAGCACAAGGGTACCTACTATTTCTCCTACAGTACCGGTTGGCAGCAGGGCGCACCTACCATTGACTATGGTATGGGTTCTAGCCCTATGGGCCCCTTTACTTGGAAGGGCACCATCCTTGGTGACCCCAGCATGAATGGCAGAAGCATTAACGGTAACAACAACCATCACGGTATTGCCGAATTTAAGGGCCATTCCTACGTTGTTTATCATGACCGTCGTATTGCCAAGGGCCACGATGGCTTGGAAATCATCCCGGCTGATGACGGCATGGCAAAGCCGAACGAAGGTTACCATCGTAGCGTTTCCGTGGACGAAATGTTCTACAATGCCGATGGTACCATCAAGCAGGTGGTTTGCACCAACGAAGGTCCGGAACAGATCGAAAACTTCGACCCGTACGATTGGTATCCGGCTCTTACCAGTTCTAAGCAGAGAGGCGTTCGTAGCCGTTCTCTCTGGTCTCCTGGTAAGGTTTCTGGTAGCCTCTTGCTGCCTCTTTCCACCAAGGAATCCTGGATCCGCGTTTCTGGCGTAGATTTCGGTACTGGTGCAACTGGTTTTGTTGTAGAAGCTGGTAGTGCTGCCAATGGCAACAAGATTGAAATCCGCAAGGGTTCTGCAACCGGTACCTTGGCTGGTACTTGCGAACTTAAGAATACTGGTTCTAAGACCTCCTATGCAGAAAACAAGTGCGAAGTCACAGGTCTTTCTGGCATTGTTGATCAGTTGTTCATGGTGTTCAAGGGTTCTCAGGACTCTACCATGGCCATCAAGGCATGGGGCTTCGAAGGCAGTGGTACCACTCCTCCGGAACCGCAGAAGCCGTTTGGTGGCAAGGCATGGGCTATTCCGGGTAAGATCGAAATGGAAAACTTCGATGTTCCGGGTGTAGGCCGTGGCGGCGATCTGAAGTCTTTCGAAGATAACGATGCTGAAAACCATGGTGATAGCGATTATCGTAAGGATGACGCTCCGTCTGTTGATCTTTACAAGAAGTCCAACAACCGCGTTGTCGTAGGCTACATCCAGAAGGATGAATGGCTGGAATACACCGTGAACGTAGCAAAGTCTGGCGACTACACCATGTTTGCTGCTGTAGCTTCCGATGGTGGCTCCTCCTTCAAGCTTTCTATGGATGGCAAGGACATCACCGAAGACGTGAAGGTTCCTGCAGCAAAGAAGGCTGAAGGCGAAGAACAGAACTTTGATGACTACAACAAGGTTCAGGCCAATGTGAAGCTGGAAGCTGGTGAACATATCCTCCGCTTCACCGCAACTGCTGACTGGTTCGATATCGACTACATCAACTTCGTTTCCGGTTCTGGTGCTGATGATGATCAGCCGCTTCCGGGTGATTCCACCGTGGTTCCGGGCGATACTACCGCTCCGGCAGACACTTCCCAGGCTATTGCGGGCTCTCTCCGCCTGGATATGAGCTCTGCAGCCA